From the Montipora capricornis isolate CH-2021 chromosome 2, ASM3666992v2, whole genome shotgun sequence genome, one window contains:
- the LOC138037123 gene encoding uncharacterized protein: MMRLQWTQDLNVESLEARGHWASMEELLEVVSFHLPRYEHTMKTCQNDPGQVNPSDLTFATKFLATYLFIKVKGSRPMTYQYLTVEMVKAAKANGGFIDQKTFKTAGKYGFDSVILTDTSMQILDGYINFVRPLLKPQCDFVLVTKNGSQHSKLGNEMSKLVFDTIGKYIHPTRYRQIVETQSLHALDDKEHQVLSEDQKHSSIVAKVHYQERRSHEIAEKAHECLQKLQGTKGSEVDMEVNTRFGSSSSTVTFEPAFECPRSEHAQPKIDTPPHSNRLLSQGHQRRPLRFTTDEDDFLKRGIDKHGFGQWTAILRDSDFSFQKGRLADSLKKRAELKFLLDKKP; encoded by the coding sequence atgatgagattgcaatggacgcaagatctcaatgtcgaatcattagaggccaggggccactgggcaagcatggaagagctgttagaagtcgtgtcttttcacttgcctcgctatGAACATACCATGAAAACGTGTcaaaatgaccccgggcaagtgaatccctctgatttgacatttgcaacaaaatttttggccacctacttgttcatcaaggtaaaaggatcgcgtcccatgacttatcaatATCTGACAGTTGAgatggtaaaggcagcaaaggcgAACGGcggtttcatcgatcagaaaaccttcAAGACTGCGGGAAAATATGGATTTGACTCTGTGATTCTGACAGATAcaagcatgcaaatactcgacggctacattaattttgtgaggcctttgctcaaaccccagtgtgactttgttttggtcaccaaaaacggaagccaacacagcaaattgggcaacgagatgagcaagttggtcttTGACActattggcaaatacattcaccctacgcgttatcgccaaatcgtcgaAACGCAAAGTCTTCACGCGCTTGACGACAAAGAGCACCAAGTTTTgtctgaagaccaaaaacatagctctaTCGTTGCCAAAGTGCACTATCAGGAGCGGAGATCGCACGAAATTGCTGAAAAGGCCCACgaatgtcttcaaaaattacagggcaccaaaggctcagaggtggatatggaagtgaacactagatttggcagctcaAGTTCCACAGTCACTTTTGAGCCAGCCTTTGAATGTCCACGATCAGAACACGCACAACCCAAAATCGATACCCCGCCCCACTCAAATCGCTTACTTAGTCAGGGCCATCAACGTCGACCATTGAGATTTACTACAGATGAAGACGATTTTCTAAAAAGGGGTATCGATAAGCACGGGTTTGGACAATGGACGGCTATTTTGAGAGATTCAGATTTTAGTTTCCAGAAAGGCAGGCTGGCCGATTCTTTAAAGAAAAGGGCCGAACTCAAGTTTCTCTTAGACAAAAAACCCTAA